One stretch of Coriobacteriia bacterium DNA includes these proteins:
- a CDS encoding metalloregulator ArsR/SmtB family transcription factor yields the protein MITDTTVEPDQLELVFRALASAPRREILRLLATGGDDPNSECCSATEVCACIFAEKLGIGAPTVSHHMKSLTEAGLVTSEKRGQWVYYRLVPSAVQAAANELLRLVGCAPGDCRG from the coding sequence ATGATTACCGACACCACCGTCGAGCCCGACCAGCTCGAACTCGTCTTCCGCGCTCTGGCCTCCGCGCCGCGCCGCGAGATCCTGCGCCTGCTCGCCACTGGCGGAGACGACCCCAACTCCGAGTGCTGCTCGGCGACTGAGGTGTGCGCCTGCATCTTCGCCGAAAAGCTCGGCATCGGAGCGCCTACCGTCTCGCACCACATGAAGTCGCTGACCGAGGCCGGCCTCGTGACCTCGGAGAAGCGCGGCCAGTGGGTCTACTACCGGCTCGTGCCGTCGGCGGTGCAGGCCGCCGCGAACGAGCTGTTGAGGCTTGTCGGCTGTGCGCCCGGTGACTGTCGTGGCTAG